From a single Nymphaea colorata isolate Beijing-Zhang1983 chromosome 4, ASM883128v2, whole genome shotgun sequence genomic region:
- the LOC116253037 gene encoding protein NRT1/ PTR FAMILY 6.3-like, producing the protein MASSDHENENNGVVEDAWDYKGQPAKPSHSGGWLCAAAILGVELTERLTTLGIGVNLVTYLTGVMHLGNAESANIVTNFMGASFMLCLFGGFIADTFLGRYLTIAIFTTVQAMGVTILTISTIVPSLRPPPCSPEGTCVQASGKQLSLLYVALYLTALGTGGLKSSVSGFGTDQFDESSPTEKSKMISFFSWFFFFISIGSLAAVTVLVYVQDNFGRKWGYGVCACAILAALLLFVSGTRIYRFKKLAGSPITQVARVIATAWTNRNRDLPSDPSLLYQGELEPETDDTCKRRTVTTLSHSKQFRFLDKAAIVVDNPDVETGKGRMNLPTLTQVEEVKMVVSMMPIWATTIMFWTVYAQMTTLSVQQATTMDRHVGKSFEIPPASLTVFFVGSILLTVPIYDRIVVPVARRFTGRKEGMTTLQRISVGLVLSIFAMVAAALAEIKRLTVAHANPNPEGLVPLSVFWLVPQFFLVGAGEAFTYIGQLDFFLRECPNGMKTISTGLFLTTLSLGFFVSSALVAIVAKITSGDGTSGWIPDDLSKGKLYNFYWLLAALSVLNLVFYLLSAKGYVYKEQRVSTTSVDEEESAIEMETCGQA; encoded by the exons ATGGCATCATCTGATCATGAGAACGAAAACAATGGAGTCGTCGAGGATGCATGGGATTACAAAGGCCAACCTGCTAAGCCTTCCCATTCTGGAGGCTGGTTGTGCGCTGCTGCCATCCTag GGGTGGAGCTGACTGAGAGGCTAACGACGCTAGGGATTGGGGTGAACCTGGTGACGTACCTCACAGGGGTGATGCACCTGGGAAATGCAGAGTCGGCCAACATCGTGACCAACTTCATGGGCGCCTCCTTCATGCTCTGCCTCTTCGGCGGTTTCATCGCCGACACCTTCTTGGGCCGATACCTCACCATTGCCATCTTCACCACCGTTCAGGCCATG GGTGTGACCATTCTTACAATAAGTACCATCGTACCCAGCCTCCGGCCGCCACCTTGCTCTCCAGAGGGCACATGCGTGCAGGCAAGCGGGAAACAGCTCTCCCTTCTCTACGTTGCCCTCTACCTCACCGCCCTCGGCACAGGAGGCCTGAAATCCAGCGTCTCTGGCTTCGGCACCGATCAATTTGACGAGTCGTCGCCGACGGAGAAGTCTAAGATGATCTCCTTCTTCagttggttcttcttcttcatcagcaTCGGTTCCCTAGCCGCAGTCACCGTGCTTGTGTACGTGCAAGACAACTTCGGAAGGAAATGGGGCTACGGGGTATGCGCTTGTGCCATCCTCGCGGCACTGCTGCTGTTCGTAAGTGGAACGAGAATTTATCGCTTCAAGAAGCTCGCCGGGAGTCCCATTACTCAGGTCGCTAGAGTCATCGCCACAGCGTGGACGAATAGAAACAGAGATCTACCTTCAGACCCCTCTCTCCTTTATCAGGGAGAATTAGAACCTGAAACTGATGATACCTGCAAAAGAAGAACTGTCACCACCTTGTCACATTCCAAACAGTTCAG GTTTCTTGATAAGGCGGCAATTGTTGTAGACAACCCTGATGTAGAAACGGGAAAAGGGCGCATGAACTTACCTACACTGACACAAGTTGAAGAGGTGAAGATGGTAGTCAGCATGATGCCCATCTGGGCCACGACCATAATGTTTTGGACGGTCTATGCACAGATGACAACATTGTCGGTGCAACAAGCCACAACAATGGACAGACACGTCGGGAAATCCTTCGAAATCCCTCCGGCGTCGCTAACCGTTTTCTTCGTGGGAAGCATACTGCTAACCGTGCCCATTTACGACCGGATAGTCGTTCCCGTCGCTCGGAGATTCACCGGCAGGAAAGAGGGGATGACTACCCTCCAAAGGATTTCAGTTGGCCTAGTTTTATCCATCTTTGCCATGGTCGCTGCGGCTCTGGCCGAGATAAAGAGGCTTACAGTGGCCCATGCCAACCCCAACCCGGAGGGGTTAGTGCCCTTGAGTGTGTTCTGGCTGGTGCCTCAATTTTTTCTTGTGGGTGCAGGGGAGGCCTTTACCTACATTGGGCAGCTGGATTTTTTCCTAAGAGAGTGCCCTAATGGGATGAAGACCATAAGCACGGGGTTGTTCCTTACCACCCTCTCCCTTGGTTTCTTCGTCAGCTCAGCCCTTGTCGCCATAGTTGCTAAGATCACATCAGGAGATGGTACAAGCGGGTGGATACCTGATGACCTGAGCAAGGGGAAGCTCTATAACTTCTACTGGCTGCTAGCGGCCCTGAGCGTGCTCAACTTAGTCTTCTACCTGTTAAGCGCAAAGGGGTACGTGTACAAAGAGCAGAGAGTGTCGACTACCAGCGTTGATGAGGAAGAGAGTGCAATAGAGATGGAAACTTGCGGACAGGCatag
- the LOC116252850 gene encoding protein NRT1/ PTR FAMILY 6.3-like: protein MAPSEHDDDGSNRVVSDAWDYRGNPATTERTGGWFSAASILGVELTERLTTLGIAVNLVTYLTGVMHLGSARSANMVTNFLGTSFLLCLFGGFIADTYLGRYLTIAIFTTVQATGVTVLTVSTMVPGLRPPHCTTVDSCIKANGTQLSVLYLALYLTALGTGGLKSSVSGLGSDQFDESSPREKSKMISFFSWFFFLINIGSLAAVTVLVYIQDNLGRKWGYGICACAILVALILFLSGTRKYRFKKLAGSPITRVARVISTAWRNRHRDLPSDPTLLYQGDMTCVNGDAYKRTITTVAHTKRFRFLDKAAIIVDDHGMDPEKKSERNIISLAQVEEVKLVLSMMPIWATTIIFWTAYAQMTTFSVQQATTMDRRLVGSFQIPAASLTVFFVGSVLVVVPIYDRAVVPIARRFTGRREGITTLQRIGVGLVLSILAMVASALTEIKRLSVAHATPSPSGTVPLSVFWLVPQFFLVGAGEAFTYIGQLDFFLRECPAAMKTMSTGMFLSTLSLGFFFSSALVAIVHMVTSGHGTSGWITDNLNKGKLYNFYWLLAALSVLNFAVYLYCAKWYVYKEQRISTTNLEEEEKVIELEACCQA, encoded by the exons atggcgcCATCTGAACATGATGATGATGGTAGCAATAGGGTAGTGAGCGACGCATGGGATTACAGAGGTAATCCTGCTACAACCGAACGAACTGGAGGATGGTTCAGTGCTGCTTCAATTCTAG GTGTGGAACTCACCGAAAGGCTTACAACACTAGGAATTGCAGTGAATCTAGTGACGTACTTGACCGGCGTCATGCATCTGGGAAGTGCCCGGTCGGCCAATATGGTCACCAACTTCTTGGGCACATCCTTCCTGCTGTGCCTTTTTGGTGGTTTCATTGCCGACACCTACTTGGGCAGATACCTCACCATTGCCATCTTCACAACTGTTCAAGCCACG GGAGTGACCGTTCTTACCGTGTCGACCATGGTGCCGGGATTGAGGCCACCACACTGCACTACGGTTGACTCATGCATCAAGGCAAACGGCACACAGCTCTCTGTTCTGTACCTTGCTCTTTACCTCACTGCCCTGGGCACCGGAGGCCTCAAGTCTAGCGTCTCCGGCTTGGGCTCCGACCAATTCGACGAGTCGTCGCCCAGGGAGAAAAGCAAGATGATCTCCTTCTTCAGTTGgttcttcttcctcatcaacATCGGCTCCCTTGCTGCAGTCACAGTGCTCGTGTACATACAGGACAACCTCGGGAGAAAATGGGGCTATGGCATCTGTGCCTGCGCCATCCTGGTTGCACTGATCCTGTTTCTTAGCGGAACGAGGAAATACCGCTTCAAGAAGCTAGCAGGAAGTCCCATAACTCGGGTTGCCAGGGTCATCTCCACGGCATGGAGGAACAGGCACAGAGATCTGCCTTCTGATCCCACGCTTCTTTACCAGGGCGATATGACCTGTGTCAACGGCGATGCTTACAAGAGAACAATCACCACTGTGGCACATACCAAACGGTTCAG GTTTCTTGATAAGGCCGCCATTATTGTAGATGATCACGGCATGGACCCTGAGAAGAAGAGCGAGAGGAACATAATTTCACTGGCACAGGTCGAGGAAGTGAAACTGGTGTTGAGCATGATGCCCATATGGGCCACAACCATAATTTTTTGGACAGCTTACGCTCAAATGACGACGTTTTCTGTGCAACAAGCCACAACTATGGACAGGCGCCTGGTCGGATCCTTCCAAATCCCCGCCGCGTCTCTCACCGTCTTCTTCGTCGGAAGCGTGCTCGTAGTCGTTCCGATCTACGACCGCGCCGTGGTCCCGATCGCCCGGCGGTTCACGGGCCGGCGAGAGGGGATCACTACCCTCCAAAGGATCGGAGTCGGCCTGGTTCTGAGCATCTTGGCCATGGTTGCCTCGGCTCTGACCGAGATAAAGAGGCTAAGTGTGGCCCACGCCACTCCTAGCCCAAGCGGCACCGTGCCTCTGAGCGTCTTCTGGCTGGTGCCTCAGTTCTTCCTGGTGGGTGCGGGAGAGGCCTTCACCTACATCGGGCAGCTTGACTTTTTCCTGAGGGAGTGCCCTGCGGCGATGAAGACCATGAGCACAGGGATGTTCCTTAGCACCCTGTCCCTTGGCTTCTTCTTCAGCTCCGCCCTTGTCGCCATTGTCCATATGGTGACTTCAGGACACGGGACAAGTGGGTGGATAACGGACAACCTGAACAAGGGGAAGCTCTATAACTTTTACTGGCTCCTGGCCGCCCTCAGTGTGCTGAACTTTGCCGTCTACCTCTACTGTGCTAAATGGTACGTGTACAAGGAGCAGAGGATCTCCACGACCAAtcttgaggaagaagagaaggtgATTGAGTTGGAAGCTTGTTGCCAAGCGTAA